A portion of the Halalkalicoccus tibetensis genome contains these proteins:
- a CDS encoding BCCT family transporter, with amino-acid sequence MAEDGSPHDEGITNELFEADTETEPGGTNVQVAGLDVQPHVVLISSAVIVLFVAITLLFPDRAEQGFDWAFEGVNANFSWFYVLAMNVFMVSVLFFGASKYGRIRLGGVDADTEFSDLSWFAMLFSAGMGIGLMFWSVGEPLFHFADPLFGAEPETEAAAETAMAITYLHWGFHPWGVYALVGLGIGFFTFNRGLPMTFRSVFWPLLGERIHGWWGHLIDVLTVFATLFGIATSLGLGALQINAGISFIGPEVFGVAVPNGTGTQVVIIAVITVIALVSVGLGMHEGIRRLSQFNVRLMVLLMVMVLLAGPTLFVLGTFPQALGNYLVNFPELALWTDSYGESPYAGWQGEWTLFYWGWWIAWSPFVRMFIARISRGRTVREFVFAVLFLPPLFSFFWMAVFGGTALQFELFTEQTIMGTVFEAGEEVAMFELFTLLPLTAVLSVITVVLVMTFFVTSSDSGSLVLGHISSGGMHEAPKNQRVAWALAEGTVAAVLLIGGGLAALQTASITAGLPFAFVLLVLCYSLWKGLDGEYETLESDKFATVVDDLVEKGNVVTEETGAGVVTDIQDEGEGESATEE; translated from the coding sequence ATGGCGGAGGACGGCTCCCCGCACGACGAGGGGATCACGAACGAGCTGTTCGAGGCGGACACGGAAACCGAGCCGGGCGGGACGAACGTTCAGGTCGCCGGGCTGGACGTCCAGCCCCACGTGGTCCTCATCTCGTCGGCCGTCATCGTACTGTTCGTCGCCATCACGCTGCTGTTTCCGGACCGGGCGGAGCAGGGGTTCGACTGGGCCTTCGAGGGCGTGAACGCGAACTTCAGCTGGTTCTACGTCCTCGCGATGAACGTCTTCATGGTCTCGGTGCTGTTCTTCGGGGCGAGCAAGTACGGACGGATCAGGCTCGGCGGCGTCGACGCCGACACGGAGTTCAGCGACCTCTCGTGGTTCGCGATGCTGTTCAGCGCCGGGATGGGGATCGGCCTCATGTTCTGGAGCGTCGGCGAGCCGCTCTTCCATTTCGCGGACCCGCTGTTCGGCGCCGAGCCGGAGACCGAGGCGGCCGCGGAGACCGCGATGGCGATCACCTATCTCCACTGGGGCTTTCACCCCTGGGGGGTCTACGCGCTCGTCGGGCTCGGGATCGGCTTCTTCACGTTCAACCGCGGGCTGCCGATGACGTTCCGGTCGGTGTTCTGGCCGCTGTTGGGTGAACGCATCCACGGCTGGTGGGGGCATCTCATCGACGTCCTGACGGTGTTCGCGACGCTGTTCGGCATCGCGACCTCGCTCGGGCTCGGGGCGCTCCAGATCAACGCCGGCATCTCGTTTATCGGCCCCGAGGTGTTCGGCGTCGCCGTCCCCAACGGGACGGGCACTCAAGTAGTGATCATCGCGGTGATCACGGTGATCGCGCTGGTCTCGGTCGGCCTCGGGATGCACGAGGGGATCCGCCGGCTGAGCCAGTTCAACGTCCGGCTGATGGTGCTGTTGATGGTAATGGTCCTGTTGGCCGGCCCGACGCTGTTCGTTCTGGGGACGTTCCCCCAGGCCCTCGGCAACTACCTCGTGAACTTCCCCGAACTGGCGCTGTGGACCGATTCCTACGGCGAGTCGCCCTACGCGGGCTGGCAAGGCGAGTGGACCCTCTTCTACTGGGGCTGGTGGATCGCGTGGTCGCCGTTCGTCAGGATGTTCATCGCGCGCATCTCGCGGGGCCGAACCGTCCGCGAGTTCGTCTTCGCCGTGCTGTTCCTCCCGCCGCTGTTCTCCTTCTTCTGGATGGCGGTCTTCGGCGGCACCGCGCTCCAGTTCGAGCTGTTCACTGAGCAGACGATCATGGGGACGGTCTTCGAGGCCGGCGAGGAGGTCGCGATGTTCGAGCTCTTCACGCTGCTGCCGCTGACGGCGGTCCTCTCTGTGATCACCGTCGTCCTCGTGATGACCTTTTTCGTCACGTCCTCGGACTCGGGCTCGCTGGTCCTCGGACACATCTCGTCGGGTGGGATGCACGAGGCGCCGAAGAACCAGCGCGTCGCCTGGGCCCTCGCCGAGGGGACGGTCGCCGCGGTGTTGCTGATCGGCGGCGGCCTCGCCGCGCTGCAGACCGCGTCGATCACCGCCGGCCTCCCGTTCGCGTTCGTCCTCCTCGTGCTCTGTTACAGCCTCTGGAAGGGGCTCGACGGCGAGTACGAGACCCTCGAGTCCGACAAGTTCGCGACGGTCGTCGACGACCTCGTGGAGAAAGGTAACGTCGTCACGGAGGAGACCGGCGCCGGCGTCGTGACCGACATCCAGGACGAGGGCGAGGGCGAATCGGCGACGGAGGAGTGA
- a CDS encoding cold-shock protein encodes MANGKVDFFNDTGGYGFITTEDADEDVFFHMEDVGGPDLEEGQDIEFDIEQAPKGPRATNVVRN; translated from the coding sequence ATGGCAAACGGAAAGGTTGATTTCTTCAACGACACTGGCGGTTACGGATTTATTACGACTGAGGACGCGGACGAGGACGTTTTCTTCCACATGGAGGACGTTGGCGGCCCGGACCTCGAAGAGGGACAGGACATCGAGTTCGACATCGAACAGGCCCCCAAGGGCCCGCGCGCGACCAACGTCGTTCGCAACTAA